One window of the Herbiconiux sp. L3-i23 genome contains the following:
- a CDS encoding M13 family metallopeptidase — MSEITEPALPSGLNSDDFDPEVRPQDDLFRHVNGRWIDRTEIPSDRARYGSFYLLAERAEEAVRDIIVEAQTASEGSQERAIGDLFASFMDEERVEALGSAPLTAMLDEVRAVDSIPALLQTVGRLERSGTSGVLRLFIDNDPGNPERYLVFIEQGGIGLPDESYYRDDKFADVRAAYLAHLERVFALADWPDAALAAERVFELETAVAATHWDNVRTRDSEATYNLRSWQDVQELAGVDLAPWLTGLDAPASALDEVVVREPDFLAGVGPLLVEDRRDAWRDWLAWQVIRSTSPYLPDAFVAANFDFYGRTLTGTPDIRARWKRGVSLVEGALGEAVGRTYVERHFPPAAKTEMDVLVGRLIEAYRRSITALDWMSEETRARALDKLDKFVPKIGYPAKWRDYSSLVIDATDLLGNVRRANEFEFARELAKIGAPLDRDEWFMTPQTVNAYYNPGFNEIVFPAAILQFPFFVEGRDPAANYGAIGAVIGHEIGHGFDDQGSRFDGDGRLTDWWTPEDRAAFEERTASLIAQYDALEPAQTPGHHVNGALTIGENIGDLGGLGIAWKAYLLSLEGEEPPVIDGLTGAQRFFLSWAQAWQQKSRTEEVLRLLAIDPHSPSEFRCNQIVRNLAPFYDAFDVREGDALWLPPETRVTIW, encoded by the coding sequence ATGAGCGAGATCACCGAGCCCGCCCTGCCCTCCGGCCTGAACTCCGACGACTTCGATCCGGAGGTCCGCCCGCAGGACGACCTGTTCCGCCACGTCAACGGACGGTGGATCGACCGCACCGAGATCCCCTCCGACCGGGCGCGGTACGGCTCCTTCTACCTGCTCGCCGAGCGGGCCGAGGAAGCGGTGCGCGACATCATCGTCGAGGCGCAGACCGCCTCGGAAGGATCGCAGGAGCGCGCCATCGGCGACCTCTTCGCGAGTTTCATGGACGAGGAGCGCGTCGAGGCGCTCGGCAGCGCGCCCCTCACCGCCATGCTCGACGAGGTCCGCGCCGTCGACTCGATCCCGGCGCTGCTCCAGACCGTCGGACGTTTGGAGCGCAGCGGCACCTCCGGGGTGCTGCGGCTCTTCATCGACAACGACCCGGGCAACCCCGAGCGCTACCTCGTCTTCATCGAGCAGGGCGGCATCGGCCTGCCCGATGAGAGCTACTACCGCGACGACAAGTTCGCCGACGTCCGCGCCGCGTACCTCGCGCACCTCGAGCGGGTCTTCGCTCTCGCCGACTGGCCCGATGCGGCGCTCGCCGCCGAGCGGGTGTTCGAGCTCGAGACCGCCGTCGCCGCCACCCACTGGGACAACGTGCGCACCCGCGACAGCGAGGCCACCTACAACCTCCGCTCCTGGCAGGACGTGCAGGAGCTGGCGGGCGTCGACCTCGCGCCGTGGCTCACCGGCCTCGACGCGCCCGCCTCGGCGCTCGATGAGGTCGTCGTCCGTGAGCCCGACTTCCTCGCCGGTGTCGGACCCCTGCTCGTCGAGGACCGACGGGACGCCTGGCGCGACTGGCTCGCGTGGCAGGTCATCCGCAGCACCTCGCCGTACCTGCCCGACGCGTTCGTCGCCGCGAACTTCGACTTCTACGGGCGCACCCTCACCGGCACGCCCGACATCCGCGCCCGGTGGAAGCGCGGCGTCTCGCTCGTCGAAGGCGCGCTCGGCGAGGCGGTGGGCCGCACCTATGTCGAGCGGCACTTCCCGCCCGCCGCGAAGACCGAGATGGATGTGCTCGTCGGCCGCCTGATCGAGGCCTACCGTCGCTCCATCACCGCCCTCGATTGGATGAGCGAGGAGACCCGCGCCCGGGCGCTCGACAAGCTCGACAAGTTCGTGCCCAAGATCGGCTATCCGGCGAAGTGGCGCGACTACTCGTCGCTCGTGATCGACGCCACCGACCTGCTCGGCAACGTCCGCCGCGCGAACGAGTTCGAATTCGCGCGGGAGCTCGCGAAGATCGGCGCCCCGCTCGACCGCGACGAGTGGTTCATGACGCCGCAGACGGTCAACGCGTACTACAACCCCGGCTTCAACGAGATCGTCTTCCCCGCCGCGATCCTGCAGTTCCCGTTCTTCGTGGAAGGCCGCGACCCGGCCGCGAACTACGGTGCGATCGGCGCGGTGATCGGCCACGAGATCGGCCACGGCTTCGACGATCAGGGGTCGCGCTTCGACGGCGACGGCCGACTCACCGACTGGTGGACGCCGGAGGACCGCGCGGCGTTCGAGGAACGCACCGCGAGCCTCATCGCCCAGTACGACGCGCTCGAACCGGCGCAGACGCCGGGGCACCACGTCAACGGTGCACTCACCATCGGCGAGAACATCGGCGACCTCGGTGGACTCGGCATCGCCTGGAAGGCGTACCTGCTCTCGCTCGAGGGGGAGGAGCCGCCGGTCATCGACGGCCTCACCGGAGCGCAGCGTTTCTTCCTCTCCTGGGCGCAGGCCTGGCAGCAGAAGTCCCGCACCGAAGAGGTGCTCCGTCTCCTCGCCATCGACCCGCACTCGCCGAGCGAGTTCCGGTGCAACCAGATCGTGCGCAACCTCGCTCCCTTCTACGACGCCTTCGACGTCCGCGAGGGTGATGCGCTGTGGCTGCCACCCGAGACCCGCGTAACCATCTGGTGA
- a CDS encoding serine hydrolase, whose translation MENFSAGFQALAHLALDGAQVSARAIDLMSGRVLFSVDDHIVLPTAGIGKVLLLLEVSAGLGANGHSRYDLLDRTSADEVAESGIWQHLHAPTFPLADAATLVGGMSDNVATNVLLRRVGLSAVRERADELGLQKTALLDHVRDRRGPDDAPQLSVGSMAELVWLFAAIARGEAVDATTSYRVADWLALGVDLSMVASAFGLDPLSHLRSDHNLALFNSTGHERGLLSEVGVLRGPRAGVAYGVTVSYRDGRLTDRLSALHAMRTIGFDLLEYVH comes from the coding sequence GTGGAGAACTTCAGCGCGGGCTTCCAGGCCCTCGCCCATCTCGCGCTGGACGGCGCCCAGGTGTCGGCGCGCGCGATCGATCTGATGTCGGGGCGGGTGCTGTTCTCGGTCGACGACCACATCGTGCTACCGACGGCGGGCATCGGGAAGGTGCTGCTGCTCCTCGAGGTCTCGGCGGGGCTCGGCGCGAACGGCCACTCGCGGTACGACCTGCTCGACCGCACGTCGGCCGACGAGGTCGCCGAGTCGGGCATCTGGCAGCACCTGCACGCCCCCACCTTCCCGCTCGCCGATGCGGCGACGCTGGTGGGTGGGATGAGCGACAACGTGGCCACCAACGTCCTGCTCCGCCGTGTCGGCCTGTCCGCGGTGCGCGAGCGCGCCGACGAGCTGGGGCTGCAGAAGACCGCGCTCCTCGACCATGTGCGCGATCGTCGCGGGCCCGACGACGCCCCGCAGCTCTCCGTCGGGTCGATGGCGGAGCTCGTCTGGCTCTTCGCCGCGATCGCGCGGGGCGAGGCGGTCGACGCGACGACGAGCTACCGCGTCGCCGACTGGCTGGCGCTCGGGGTCGACCTCTCGATGGTCGCCTCGGCGTTCGGGCTCGACCCGCTGTCGCATCTGCGGTCGGACCACAATCTGGCGCTGTTCAACTCGACCGGGCACGAGCGGGGGCTGCTCAGCGAGGTCGGCGTCCTCCGCGGGCCGCGGGCCGGCGTCGCTTACGGCGTGACCGTGTCCTACCGGGACGGTCGACTCACCGATCGTCTGTCAGCGCTGCACGCGATGCGGACGATCGGCTTCGACCTGCTCGAGTACGTGCACTGA
- a CDS encoding glutamyl-tRNA reductase — translation MLLCLSASHRTAAFDLLERLSVSGPSVGPDLVDHTGFVTGAVVVATCNRFEAYLDIDEPLPAARELAAQGAIELIAERTGITAEELRGSTAVHSGPEVAEHLFAVSSGLESVVVGEGEIAGQVRRALDSARVAGTTSPELERLFQRASTASRAVQTNTGVGGAGRSIVRLALDLASSRISDWRDQEILLVGTGKYAGASLAALRDRGVTEVGVFSPSGRAHKFATREGVRAVTRETLADALATATVIVTCSTAETVVLTRDMIEGARSATSAPLFVIDMGLPRNVDPAVGGLPHTELLDLETIRLHAPLEELAATDDARALIGSAAAAYHAESAEQQVTSAVVAYRSRVFDLLDAELERLRARGEATEAAERAMRHLVSVLVHAPTQRAKSLAREGRAAEVTAAFDVLFDLGVKPDADEAGDERYATA, via the coding sequence GTGCTCCTCTGTCTCTCAGCGAGCCACCGTACGGCGGCCTTCGATCTCCTCGAGCGTCTCTCCGTCTCCGGACCCTCGGTCGGTCCCGATCTCGTCGATCACACCGGCTTCGTGACCGGTGCCGTGGTGGTCGCGACCTGCAACCGCTTCGAGGCCTACCTCGACATCGACGAACCTCTCCCGGCCGCACGCGAACTCGCGGCGCAGGGCGCCATCGAGCTGATCGCCGAGCGCACCGGCATCACCGCCGAGGAGCTGCGCGGCTCGACCGCCGTGCACTCGGGACCCGAGGTCGCCGAACACCTCTTCGCCGTCTCGAGCGGACTCGAGTCGGTCGTCGTCGGCGAGGGCGAGATCGCCGGCCAGGTGCGTCGCGCCCTCGACTCGGCCCGCGTCGCCGGTACCACCTCACCCGAACTCGAGCGACTCTTCCAGCGGGCGTCGACCGCGTCGCGGGCCGTGCAGACCAACACCGGCGTCGGCGGCGCCGGTCGCTCGATCGTGCGCCTCGCCCTCGACCTGGCATCGAGCCGCATCTCCGACTGGCGCGACCAGGAGATCCTGCTGGTGGGCACCGGCAAGTACGCGGGGGCGAGCCTCGCCGCCCTCCGCGACCGCGGTGTGACCGAGGTCGGAGTGTTTTCGCCCTCGGGTCGCGCCCACAAGTTCGCCACCCGGGAAGGCGTCCGCGCCGTGACGCGGGAGACGCTCGCCGACGCGCTCGCCACCGCCACGGTCATCGTCACCTGCAGCACCGCCGAGACCGTGGTGCTCACCCGCGACATGATCGAGGGTGCCCGCTCCGCGACGTCGGCGCCGCTCTTCGTGATCGACATGGGTCTGCCGCGCAACGTGGACCCCGCTGTGGGCGGCCTCCCCCACACCGAGCTCCTCGATCTCGAGACCATCCGACTGCATGCTCCGCTCGAAGAGCTGGCGGCGACCGACGACGCCCGCGCGCTCATCGGCTCGGCCGCTGCCGCGTACCACGCGGAGTCGGCCGAGCAGCAGGTCACCTCCGCGGTCGTCGCCTACCGATCGCGCGTCTTCGACCTGCTCGACGCCGAGCTCGAGCGCCTCCGTGCCCGCGGAGAGGCGACCGAAGCGGCCGAGCGGGCGATGCGCCACCTCGTGAGCGTCCTCGTGCACGCACCGACGCAGCGCGCGAAGTCACTCGCGCGCGAAGGCCGTGCCGCCGAGGTGACCGCGGCGTTCGACGTCCTCTTCGACCTCGGAGTCAAGCCCGACGCCGACGAAGCAGGCGACGAGCGCTACGCGACCGCCTGA
- the hemE gene encoding uroporphyrinogen decarboxylase — MSALSANHPLLDGRTSDAPLIRAYRGERQPSPPVWFMRQAGRSLPEYRELREGVAMLDSCLDPEMASEITLQPVRRHGVDAAIFFSDIVIPLKLSGVAVDIVPGRGPVLESPVRDAADVRALRSHTLEPDALAPVEAGVRRTVEQLGTTPLIGFAGAPFTLAAYLVEGGPSKDHLRARAMMRADPESWRALMEWTADVTGAFLRAQLQAGASAAQLFDSWAGSLSPHDYEESVLWASRRALDHVRDLEVPLVHFGVGTGEILPAMLSAGVDAVGVDWRTPLDEASRRLGGSTTVQGNLDPAILSAPWPIVESAVLDVVDRGRAAPAHVFNLGHGVPADADPSVLTRIVELLHSGAARS; from the coding sequence GTGTCTGCCCTGTCCGCCAATCACCCGCTCCTCGACGGTCGTACCTCCGACGCCCCTCTGATCCGCGCCTACCGCGGTGAACGGCAGCCGTCGCCGCCCGTGTGGTTCATGCGCCAGGCCGGGCGTTCGCTGCCCGAGTATCGCGAGCTGCGCGAGGGAGTCGCGATGCTCGACAGCTGCCTCGACCCCGAGATGGCCAGCGAGATCACCCTTCAGCCCGTCCGGCGTCACGGCGTCGACGCGGCCATCTTCTTCAGCGACATCGTCATCCCCCTGAAGCTCTCGGGCGTCGCCGTCGATATCGTCCCCGGCCGCGGACCCGTGCTCGAGTCGCCGGTGCGAGACGCCGCCGACGTGCGTGCGCTGCGCTCTCACACCCTCGAACCCGATGCTCTCGCACCGGTCGAGGCGGGAGTGCGCCGGACCGTCGAGCAGCTCGGAACCACTCCGCTCATCGGCTTCGCGGGCGCTCCGTTCACCCTCGCCGCCTACCTCGTCGAAGGCGGACCGTCCAAGGACCACCTGCGGGCCCGCGCGATGATGCGCGCCGATCCCGAGAGCTGGCGGGCCCTGATGGAGTGGACCGCCGATGTCACGGGCGCCTTCCTGCGAGCTCAGCTCCAGGCCGGCGCGAGCGCAGCGCAGCTGTTCGACTCGTGGGCGGGGTCTCTCTCGCCGCACGACTACGAGGAGTCGGTGCTGTGGGCGTCGCGCCGCGCGCTCGACCACGTCCGCGATCTCGAGGTCCCGCTCGTCCACTTCGGCGTCGGCACCGGCGAGATCCTGCCCGCGATGCTGAGTGCCGGCGTCGACGCCGTGGGCGTGGACTGGCGCACTCCGCTCGACGAGGCCTCCCGGCGTCTCGGCGGATCGACCACCGTGCAGGGCAACCTCGACCCGGCGATCCTGAGCGCACCCTGGCCGATCGTCGAGTCCGCCGTGCTCGACGTCGTCGACCGTGGCCGGGCCGCTCCCGCCCACGTGTTCAACCTCGGGCACGGAGTACCGGCCGACGCGGACCCGTCGGTACTGACCCGGATCGTCGAACTGCTCCACTCGGGAGCGGCGCGCTCGTGA
- a CDS encoding NAD(P)/FAD-dependent oxidoreductase, with protein MTRTLVIGGGVAGLVAARAAAIRGDEVTLIEADERLGGLVDQAVLGGVPIDMGAESIATRGTAIASLLGAVGLESAPVAPGGARLFLDGAVFPLPSASLLGIPGSPLADDVRRIIGTRASLRAWADRIRPELHIGRETNLGSLVRRRMGPTVLDDLVRPVVEGVYGVDPDDADVDALIPGLNTALTRAGSLSGAVLSLRSGAPAGAAVAGIAGGVGALVAALADSLVAVGGEIRRSSPALAIARAADRFEVAIPDGTLEADRVVVATPGPVARRLLRETVPTGEWPRSRTSRAVAVMLDAPSLDQAPLGTGVLVARPSEGGPTALTHSSAKWPWLREILPPSRHVIRLSYRGDGPPVGVAKAVADAATLFGAPLQESAVVGSAEHTWVQDAPRALLGVRAAAEEFERAVREVDGLAVTGAWIAGTGIASIVPHAQAAGAA; from the coding sequence GTGACCCGGACCCTCGTCATCGGGGGAGGGGTGGCGGGACTCGTCGCCGCTCGCGCCGCCGCCATCCGCGGCGACGAGGTCACCCTGATCGAGGCGGACGAGCGACTCGGCGGCCTGGTCGACCAGGCCGTCCTCGGCGGCGTGCCGATCGACATGGGCGCCGAGAGCATCGCGACCCGCGGAACCGCGATCGCATCGCTCCTCGGCGCCGTCGGGCTGGAGAGCGCGCCCGTCGCACCCGGCGGTGCACGGCTGTTCCTCGACGGCGCCGTCTTCCCGCTGCCGTCGGCGAGCCTGCTGGGCATCCCCGGCTCGCCGCTCGCCGACGACGTCCGCCGCATCATCGGCACTCGCGCGTCCCTGCGCGCATGGGCGGATCGCATCCGACCCGAACTGCACATCGGCCGGGAGACGAACCTCGGCTCCCTCGTCCGCCGCCGGATGGGGCCCACCGTGCTCGACGACCTGGTGCGCCCCGTGGTCGAAGGCGTCTACGGGGTGGACCCGGACGACGCCGACGTCGACGCGCTCATCCCCGGACTCAACACCGCGCTGACCAGGGCAGGGTCACTGTCGGGCGCGGTGCTGTCCCTTCGCAGCGGAGCGCCGGCGGGAGCCGCCGTCGCGGGTATCGCCGGCGGCGTCGGCGCGCTGGTCGCGGCGCTCGCCGACTCGCTCGTCGCGGTGGGAGGAGAGATCCGCCGCAGCTCTCCCGCGCTCGCCATCGCGCGCGCGGCCGACCGCTTCGAGGTCGCCATCCCCGACGGCACCCTCGAGGCCGACCGCGTCGTCGTGGCCACCCCCGGTCCCGTTGCGCGGAGACTCCTCCGCGAAACGGTTCCGACCGGCGAGTGGCCGCGATCGCGCACGAGTCGCGCGGTCGCGGTGATGCTCGACGCGCCGTCGCTCGATCAGGCTCCTCTCGGCACCGGAGTGCTCGTCGCTCGTCCCTCGGAGGGCGGTCCGACCGCGCTGACGCACTCGAGCGCCAAGTGGCCGTGGCTGCGTGAGATCCTCCCGCCCTCCCGTCACGTGATCCGGCTGTCCTACCGCGGTGACGGGCCGCCGGTCGGAGTTGCGAAAGCAGTCGCCGATGCGGCGACGCTCTTCGGCGCGCCCCTCCAGGAGTCGGCTGTGGTCGGATCGGCCGAACATACCTGGGTTCAGGACGCGCCTCGCGCCCTGCTCGGCGTCCGCGCCGCAGCCGAGGAGTTCGAACGCGCCGTTCGCGAGGTGGACGGGCTCGCGGTCACGGGCGCTTGGATCGCGGGAACCGGCATCGCGTCGATCGTGCCCCATGCGCAAGCGGCCGGAGCCGCCTGA
- a CDS encoding MarR family winged helix-turn-helix transcriptional regulator, translating to MSVTTDERGASGYWYPDDDLRAVDVLNALRAYRSAESAMRKRTRSSMGMGETDLSALRYLLAEARAGRTVSPKDLAVRLEISTASVSVLIDRLEKSGHVVRRRSPTDGRGVIVEATPSTEAEVRGTLGAMHGRMHEVADSMTPEEARAVVHFLRRMTAAVDSIDPPHSER from the coding sequence GTGAGCGTCACCACCGACGAGCGCGGCGCATCGGGGTACTGGTACCCCGATGACGACCTCCGCGCCGTCGATGTCCTGAACGCGTTGCGCGCCTACCGCTCCGCGGAGTCCGCGATGCGCAAACGGACTCGCTCATCGATGGGGATGGGCGAGACCGATCTCAGCGCCCTGCGGTACCTTCTCGCCGAGGCGAGGGCCGGACGCACGGTCAGCCCTAAGGACCTCGCGGTGCGACTCGAGATCTCAACGGCATCCGTGTCGGTGCTGATCGACCGCCTCGAGAAGAGCGGCCATGTCGTCCGGCGACGTTCGCCGACCGACGGACGTGGAGTCATCGTCGAGGCGACTCCGTCCACGGAGGCCGAAGTGCGCGGCACTCTCGGGGCGATGCACGGTCGCATGCACGAGGTCGCGGACTCGATGACGCCCGAGGAGGCACGCGCCGTCGTGCACTTCCTCCGCCGCATGACCGCCGCGGTCGACTCGATCGACCCGCCCCATTCTGAGCGTTGA
- a CDS encoding YtxH domain-containing protein: MKGKLVFATGLAVGYVLGTRAGRRRYEQIKASAQKLWTSAPVQKGVEQVQGFVDEHSPDVPAVLADGAKKVIDKVAESASGKSAARKASSQTRSTTTRRSSGASANDAATE, encoded by the coding sequence ATGAAGGGCAAGCTGGTTTTCGCCACCGGACTCGCGGTCGGCTATGTGCTGGGCACGCGCGCGGGTCGACGCCGCTACGAGCAGATCAAGGCGAGCGCGCAGAAGCTGTGGACGAGCGCGCCCGTCCAGAAGGGCGTCGAGCAGGTCCAGGGCTTCGTCGACGAGCACAGCCCCGACGTCCCGGCGGTTCTCGCCGACGGCGCGAAGAAGGTCATCGACAAGGTCGCCGAGTCGGCCTCGGGCAAGTCCGCGGCGCGCAAGGCGTCCTCGCAGACCCGCTCGACGACGACGCGACGCAGCTCCGGGGCGTCGGCGAACGACGCCGCGACCGAGTGA
- a CDS encoding phage holin family protein: MTDTDGADVRKKSLGKLIADVPGLVGQLIRDEIDQIKKELVSKLTALGIGVGLFAAAAFLGFFLFAVLLAAAILGLAVVFPGWLAALIVAGALLVIIVILVLIGVARLKKGVPPVPEETIKSVKNDVRAIKGMGKYDH; encoded by the coding sequence GTGACTGATACCGACGGCGCCGATGTGCGGAAGAAGTCGCTCGGCAAACTCATCGCCGATGTGCCCGGACTCGTCGGGCAGCTCATCCGCGACGAGATCGATCAGATCAAGAAGGAGCTCGTCAGCAAGCTGACAGCGCTCGGTATCGGGGTCGGGCTCTTCGCCGCGGCCGCGTTCCTCGGCTTCTTCCTGTTCGCGGTGCTCCTCGCCGCCGCGATCCTCGGACTCGCGGTGGTGTTCCCGGGCTGGCTCGCGGCGCTGATCGTCGCCGGAGCGCTGCTCGTCATCATCGTGATCCTCGTGCTCATCGGAGTCGCGCGCCTGAAGAAGGGCGTGCCGCCGGTTCCCGAGGAGACCATCAAGAGCGTGAAGAACGACGTGAGAGCGATCAAGGGGATGGGTAAGTATGACCACTGA
- a CDS encoding DUF3618 domain-containing protein: protein MTTDDQSLTHKERALGEIRDDIETTREKLAATLDAIEDKLNLPKQAQQAAGKLGDRFRDLQRDNPVVLYASAAIVALGTVGGVLVWRMARR from the coding sequence ATGACCACTGACGACCAGTCGCTGACCCACAAGGAACGGGCACTCGGCGAGATCCGCGACGACATCGAGACGACCCGCGAGAAGCTCGCGGCGACGCTCGACGCCATCGAGGACAAGCTCAATCTGCCCAAGCAGGCGCAGCAGGCAGCCGGCAAGCTCGGTGACCGTTTCCGCGACCTGCAGCGCGACAACCCCGTCGTGCTGTACGCCTCGGCGGCGATCGTGGCGCTCGGCACGGTCGGCGGAGTGCTCGTCTGG